One Setaria viridis chromosome 7, Setaria_viridis_v4.0, whole genome shotgun sequence genomic region harbors:
- the LOC117864487 gene encoding malate dehydrogenase, cytoplasmic encodes MLSNSVLQRLASWCPWLLSQLRDEPKLKQPVKVLVTGAAGQIGYAIVAMIARGLMLGPDQPVVLHVLDIPRMADALNGVRMELVDAALPLLRGVVATSDEAEAFQGVNFAVLIGGWPRKDGMERKDLIAKNVAIYKSQASALQQQAAPNCKVLVVANPANTNALMLKEFAPAVPAKNITCLTRLDHNRALGQIAERLGVHVADVRNVVVWGNHSSTQFPDASHATARTEHGEKPVTELVADEKWLREEFVSTVQQRGAAVIKARKQSSSLSAASAACDHMRDWILGTPKGTWVSMGVYSDGSYGVPEGIFYSFPVTCEKGEWSIVQGLHVDDFARSKMDLSANELNEERSMAYEFVNT; translated from the exons ATGCTATCCAATTCTGTCCTCCAGAGGCTGGCAAGCTGGTGCCCGTGGCTGCTCAGTCAGCTCAGAGATGAGCCGAAGCTGAAGCAGCCCGTCAAGGTTCTCGTCACCGGCGCCGCGG GGCAGATCGGGTACGCCATAGTCGCCATGATCGCGAGGGGCCTGATGCTCGGGCCGGACCAGCCGGTGGTGCTCCACGTGCTGGACATCCCGCGCATGGCGGACGCCCTGAACGGCGTCAGGATGGAGCTGGTCGATGCCGCCCTGCCTCTTCTCAGAG GTGTTGTGGCGACGAGCGACGAGGCTGAAGCGTTCCAAGGCGTCAACTTCGCCGTGCTGATCGGCGGATGGCCGAGGAAAGACGGGATGGAGAGGAAAGACCTGATCGCCAAGAACGTCGCCATCTACAAGTCCCAGGCCTCGGCGCTGCAGCAGCAGGCCGCGCCAAACTGCAAG GTCCTGGTGGTGGCGAACCCTGCGAACACGAACGCGCTCATGCTGAAGGAGTTCGCGCCGGCGGTGCCCGCCAAGAACATCACCTGCCTGACGCGACTCGACCACAACCGCGCCCTGGGCCAGATCGCCGAGAGGCTAGGCGTGCACGTCGCCGACGTCAGGAACGTCGTCGTGTGGGGGAACCACTCCTCCACGCAGTTCCCGGACGCCAGCCACGCCACGGCCAGGACCGAGCACGGGGAGAAGCCCGTCACGGAGCTCGTCGCCGACGAGAAATG GTTGAGGGAGGAGTTCGTGAGCACCGTgcagcagcgcggcgcggcggtgatCAAGGCGCGGAAGCAGTCGAGCTCGCTGTCCGCCGCCAGCGCGGCCTGCGACCACATGAGAGACTGGATCCTCGGCACACCAAAG GGTACGTGGGTGTCCATGGGGGTGTACTCTGACGGGAGCTATGGCGTCCCAGAGGGCATCTTCTACTCGTTCCCGGTGACGTGCGAGAAGGGAGAGTGGTCTATCGTGCAGG GTCTTCATGTTGATGACTTTGCACGATCCAAGATGGACCTTTCGGCGAACGAACTCAATGAAGAGAGGTCCATGGCGTACGAGTTTGTTAACACTTAA
- the LOC117864486 gene encoding O-fucosyltransferase 29: MGRKPDAVAKPHFSGSVGAGASSPRAARKAPPSPVFLGTALFVLGFVSLFTGHVVTDADWSRIRSRWRSKQIRIYEPIDIWKSRYSSIYYGCSGRSVNFRSAVPENSSTGYLLIATSGGLNQQRIGITDAVVVAWILNATLVVPELDHHSFWKDDSDFSDIFDVDWFISYLSKDVTIVKRIPYEVMLSMDKLPWTMRAPRKSVPEFYIDEVLPILMRRRVLQLTKFDYRLTSELDEDLQKLRCRVNFHALRFTNSIRTLGQKLVRKLRLMSPRYVAVHLRFEPDMLAFSGCYYGGGEKERKELSEIRKRWDTLPELSAEDERSRGKCPLTPHEVGLMLRALGFGNDTNLYVASGEIYGGEETLRPLRELFPNFYTKEMLAGDDLKLFLPFSSRLAAIDFIVCDESDVFVTNNNGNMAKVLAGRRRYMGHKRTIRPNAKKLNVLFQRRKQMGWDTFSQKVQKVQRGLMGEPDDIRPKQDDFHEFPSACICLRKPGNVSVTT, encoded by the exons ATGGGGAGGAAGCCTGACGCGGTAGCCAAGCCGCACTTCTCCGGcagcgtcggcgccggcgcctcctcGCCGAGGGCGGCACGGAAGGCGCCGCCTTCTCCGGTGTTCCTGGGAACCGCGCTGTTCGTCCTAGGGTTTGTGTCCCTGTTCACGGGACACGTGGTCACCGACGCTGATTGGTCGCGGATCCGGAGCCGGTGGCGATCCAAGCAG ATTAGGATATATGAACCTATAGATATTTGGAAATCGAGGTATTCCAGCATCTACTACGGATGCAGTGGGAGAAGCGTGAATTTCAGAT CTGCTGTGCCAGAGAACAGTTCCACTGGTTACTTGTTGATTGCTACCAGTGGGGGGCTGAATCAGCAGCGTATAGGG ATAACAGATGCTGTTGTGGTTGCCTGGATTTTGAATGCCACACTCGTTGTACCTGAGTTAGACCATCACTCATTCTGGAAGGATGATAG TGACTTCTCTGACATTTTTGACGTGGACTGGTTCATTTCCTACCTATCAAAAGATGTAACAATTGTTAAAAGGATCCCTTATGAAGTGATGTTGTCAATGGATAAACTACCGTGGACCATGCGAGCGCCTAGGAAATCAGTGCCTGAGTTTTACATTGATGAAGTTTTGCCAATACTCATGCGAAGGCGA GTTTTGCAATTAACCAAATTTGATTATAGGCTCACTAGTGAGCTCGATGAAGATCTGCAAAAGCTACGTTGCCGAGTAAATTTTCATGCATTAAGATTTACAAATTCCATACGTACTCTGGGTCAGAAACTTGTGCGAAAGCTGAGACTCATGAGCCCACGATATGTCGCAGTTCACTTGAG GTTTGAACCTGACATGCTTGCATTTTCTGGCTGCTACTACGGAGGtggtgaaaaagaaagaaaggaactGAGTGAAATTAGGAAACGGTGGGATACATTACCT GAATTGAGTGCTGAGGATGAGCGCAGCAGGGGGAAATGCCCATTGACTCCTCATGAAGTTGGTTTAATGCTCCGAGCTCTTGGTTTTGGTAACGATACAAACCTGTATGTTGCTTCTGGAGAAATATATGGTGGAGAGGAAACTCTCCGACCTCTTAGGGAACTCTTTCCAAATTTCTACACCAAGGAGATGCTTGCTGGGGATGATTTGAAACTATTCCTTCCTTTTTCGTCACGGCTGGCTGCAATTGACTTCATCGTTTGTGATGAAAGTGATGTCTTCGTTACAAATAATAATGGAAACATGGCCAAGGTTTTAGCTGGCCGAAG GCGATACATGGGCCACAAGAGAACTATTCGTCCAAATGCAAAGAAACTCAATGTACTGTTTCAGAGACGGAAACAGATGGGCTGGGATACGTTTTCGCAGAAGGTACAGAAAGTCCAGAGGGGTCTTATGGGAGAACCGGATGATATCAGACCAAAACAGGATGATTTCCATGAATTTCCATCAGCGTGCATCTGCTTAAGAAAACCTGGGAATGTATCAGTTACAACATGA
- the LOC117863079 gene encoding squamosa promoter-binding-like protein 7 yields MEGNGGGGGSGSGSAAPPWDLGVHWAPAASPYPPQPPFVPRPSGGATSHYHQQELTCLKLGKRPCCWAGAAGGSQVALQGGAGLVHGNGSAAGAGGASGAAAAEGRRKEKQAAAGASGAAAVARCQVEGCHVELAGAKEYHRRHKVCEAHSKAPRVVVLGAEQRFCQQCSRFHAISEFDDAKRSCRRRLAGHNERRRKSNASEAMARSAAHPHGMAPFGHGFLPPPCGLPASPAGALSLLSSARGAPWLVPAAPDISARSSAALDELIAENRAALLAWQFFSSSDRPAPGRHLAPPSSSVGRALTPAEQAAGWHHPHDGAGAGGGGRYYHEAAASSGHTTLDLMQTAAAATTVASAGAPPFRPVPERAAAARPPRAKDGDAAGCSSDAWAPAGGGGGARAL; encoded by the exons ATGGAAGggaacggcggcggaggcggcagtgGGAGCGGGAGCGCGGCGCCGCCCTGGGATCTCGGCGTGCACTgggcgcccgccgcctcgccctacccgccgcagccgccctTCGTGCCGCGCCCGAGCGGCGGGGCCACcagccactaccaccagcagGAGCTGACCTGCCTCAAGCTGGGGAAGCGGCCGTGCTGCTGGgccggggcggccgggggcAGCCAAGTGGCGCTGCAGGGCGGTGCGGGGCTGGTCCATGGCaacggctccgccgccggcgccggtggcgcgagcggggcggcggcggctgagggcaggaggaaggagaagcaggcggcggcgggggcctcgggcgcggcggccgtggcgaggtgCCAGGTGGAGGGGTGCCACGTGGAGCTTGCGGGCGCGAAGGAGTACCACCGGCGGCACAAGGTGTGCGAGGCGCACTCCAAGGCGCCCCGGGTCGTCGTGCTCGGCGCCGAGCAGCGCTTCTGCCAGCAGTGCAGCCG GTTCCACGCGATCTCGGAGTTCGACGACGCGAAGCggagctgccggcggcggctggccgggcacaacgagcggcggcggaagaGCAACGCCAGCGAGGCCATGGCCAGGAGCGCCGCGCACCCACACG GAATGGCGCCGTTCGGGCACGgcttcctgccgccgccgtgcggCCTCCCGGCGTCCCCGGCTGGTGCTCTCTCTCTTCTGTCATCGGCCAGAGGCGCCCCCTGGCTGGTCCCGGCGGCGCCCGACATCTCCGCCCGCTCCAGCGCCGCGCTCGACGAGCTCATCGCCGAGAAccgcgccgcgctcctcgcgtggcagttcttctcctcctccgaccgcccggcgcccggccggcATCTCGCCCCTCCGTCGTCGTCGGTGGGCCGCGCCCTGACTCCCGCCGAGCAGGCGGCCGGCTGGCACCACCCCCAcgacggcgctggcgctggcggcggcggccggtacTACCACGAGGCAGCGGCCAGCTCGGGGCACACGACGCTGGACCTCATGcagacggcagcagcagccactaCAGTGGCCTCCGCTGGCGCGCCACCGTTCCggcccgtgccggagcgggcggcggccgcgaggccTCCCAGGGCCAAGGACGGCGACGCGGCCGGCTGCAGCTCGGACGCGTGGGCGCCcgcgggtggtggaggtggagcccgCGCGCTGTGA
- the LOC117863936 gene encoding uncharacterized protein isoform X2: MAGSAATATVCSMCGDVGFPEKLFRCARCRHRFQHSYCTNYYGDGAPASAGSDTCDWCLSDVAGNKARWSSSTAGKQQQHGAGSQESSSTTSSGGGGSGRGGKQASGSDHQQAEASGRRATTTRAAGRRYKLLKDVLC, from the exons ATggccggcagcgccgccaccgccaccgtctgCTCCATGTGCGGCGACGTCGGCTTCCCCGAGAAGCTCTTCCGGTGCgcgcgctgccgccaccgcttcCAGCACTC ATACTGCACCAACTACTacggcgacggcgcgccggCCTCGGCCGGCTCCGACACGTGCGACTGGTGCCTCAGCGACGTGGCCGGGAACAAGGCGAGGTGGTCGTCGTCCACTGCcgggaagcagcagcagcacggcgcGGGCAGCCAGGAGTCCTCGTCCACcacgagctccggcggcgggggcagcggccGGGGCGGCAAGCAGGCCAGCGGCAGCGACCACCAGCAGGCCGAGGCGTCCGGGCGGCGAGCCACGACGACCAGGGCGGCCGGGCGCAGGTACAAGCTGCTCAAGGACGTCTTGTGTTAG
- the LOC117863936 gene encoding probable plastid-lipid-associated protein 11, chloroplastic isoform X1 produces the protein MAPLLSQAIPKTFAPPIPRARHRLAPRPPSAASFLRGLFSARPPPAKADLLRLIADQDRGLETQSDPSRLADIVACIDALAAVSPGADTVSDAEKLSGTWRLLWTTEQEQLFIVRNAPFFRTAAGDVLQVIDVPGGALNNVITFPPSGAFVVNGDIEVQPPQRVNFRFTRAVLRGSSWEVPFPPFGKGWFDTVYLDDDIRVAKDIRGDYLVVERAPYSWNG, from the exons ATGGCGCCACTCCTCTCTCAAGCGATCCCCAAAACCTTCGCACCGCCGATTCCCCGCGCTCGCCACCGCCTCGCGCCCAGAccgccctccgccgcgtccTTCCTCCGCGGACTTttctccgcccgcccgccgcctgcgaAGGCCGACCTCCTCCGCCTCATTGCGGACCAGGACCGCGGCCTCGAGACCCAGTCCGACCCCTCCCGCCTCGCCGACATCGTCGCCTGCATCGACGCGCTCGCCGCTGTGTCCCCCGGCGCGGACACCGTCTCCGACGCCGAAAAGCTCTCCGGAACCTGGCGCCTCCTCTGGACCACCGAGCAGGAGCAGCTATTCATCGTGCGGAACGCCCCCTTCttccgcaccgccgccggcgacgtgctCCAAGTCATCGATGTCCCCGGCGGCGCGCTCAACAACGTCATCACCTTTCCGCCCTCGGGGGCGTTTGTCGTCAATGGCGACATCGAGGTCCAGCCGCCCCAGCGAGTCAATTTTAG GTTCACACGCGCTGTGCTGAGAGGAAGCAGCTGGGAGGTACCTTTTCCACCGTTTGGGAAAGGATG GTTTGACACTGTCTATTTGGATGATGACATACGGGTTGCCAAGGACATAAGAGGGGACTATTTAGTCGTTGAGCGCGCTCCATATTCTTGGAATGGATAG